From the genome of Thermogutta terrifontis, one region includes:
- a CDS encoding PmoA family protein, with product MTERSFPRCWRSSFFWAIPVAAAIAFPTGGAGKEPSPAATFSIQKTDHGVEILGNGELWAAYVADGEFKPYVWPIIGPTGKPFTREWPMGPGEGEKHDHPHQRSLWFTHGDVNGISFWEEAPGRGKTVHREFVTLEGGAKAVVVTRNDWVAPDGTVLLNDVRKLVFYPLGENRVIDFAIRLTAVADNVTFGDTKEGTFGLRVADSMTVDAKKGGKIVNSEGQEDKDAWGKKAKWVDYSGPVDSEIVGIAVLNHPSSFRFPTYWHVRTYGLFAANPFGWHDFVGRSDVSGAYTLGKGQSIELRYRVILHKGRTAEAKIPQLYEEYAAEPPLPLP from the coding sequence ATGACTGAGAGGAGTTTTCCCCGATGCTGGCGGTCCAGCTTCTTTTGGGCGATACCGGTCGCGGCTGCAATCGCGTTCCCCACAGGTGGGGCTGGCAAAGAGCCCTCCCCGGCCGCCACTTTTTCCATCCAGAAGACCGATCACGGGGTGGAAATACTGGGGAACGGAGAACTCTGGGCAGCCTATGTGGCCGATGGGGAATTCAAGCCCTACGTTTGGCCGATCATCGGCCCGACGGGCAAGCCTTTCACTCGCGAATGGCCCATGGGCCCCGGCGAGGGGGAGAAGCACGACCATCCGCACCAGCGCTCTCTGTGGTTTACCCACGGTGATGTCAATGGCATCAGTTTCTGGGAGGAAGCACCCGGTCGAGGTAAAACCGTTCACCGCGAATTTGTTACCCTGGAAGGGGGCGCCAAAGCGGTGGTCGTTACCCGCAATGACTGGGTCGCACCTGATGGAACGGTGCTGCTCAACGACGTTCGGAAGCTGGTCTTTTACCCACTCGGGGAAAACCGCGTCATCGATTTTGCCATCCGTCTGACGGCCGTCGCCGACAATGTGACCTTCGGCGACACCAAGGAGGGGACATTTGGGCTTCGCGTGGCTGACTCCATGACCGTGGATGCGAAAAAAGGCGGAAAGATCGTGAATAGCGAAGGTCAAGAAGATAAAGATGCCTGGGGTAAAAAGGCGAAGTGGGTTGACTACTCGGGCCCGGTGGACAGCGAGATCGTGGGAATTGCCGTCCTCAATCACCCCAGCAGTTTCCGGTTTCCTACCTACTGGCACGTGCGAACCTACGGCCTGTTTGCGGCCAACCCGTTCGGCTGGCATGATTTTGTCGGGCGCTCCGATGTCAGCGGCGCTTACACTCTGGGGAAGGGCCAAAGCATCGAGCTCCGGTACCGCGTCATTCTCCACAAGGGACGCACAGCAGAGGCAAAAATCCCTCAGCTTTATGAAGAATATGCGGCCGAGCCACCGCTTCCGCTGCCCTGA
- a CDS encoding YqgE/AlgH family protein, with translation MESLQGHLLAASPYLVDPNFVGTVVLIIQHNENGAFGVILNRLHPKRIKELWAEVSNTPCVNDRFLNIGGPVSGPLMALHDVPELAELEVIPGVYFSLQRHNLERLMTEEGHEARVFLGHSGWAGGQLEGELAQGSWLVAKATKDLVFPENERELWKRVVFSIGRTILVNALNLRHQPAHPWLN, from the coding sequence ATGGAGTCACTGCAAGGACACCTGCTCGCTGCTTCGCCATATCTCGTGGATCCCAATTTCGTGGGAACGGTGGTGCTCATTATCCAGCACAATGAGAACGGCGCGTTCGGCGTCATTCTCAATCGGCTCCACCCCAAGCGGATCAAGGAACTCTGGGCCGAGGTCTCGAATACACCCTGCGTCAATGACCGATTTCTGAATATCGGTGGACCCGTCAGCGGCCCGCTGATGGCGCTCCATGACGTACCGGAACTGGCCGAACTGGAGGTCATCCCCGGCGTTTACTTCTCGCTTCAGCGTCACAACCTGGAGCGCCTGATGACAGAGGAAGGACACGAAGCCCGGGTGTTCCTCGGACATTCGGGTTGGGCGGGAGGTCAGTTGGAAGGTGAGCTGGCCCAGGGTTCCTGGCTGGTGGCCAAGGCCACAAAGGACCTGGTGTTTCCCGAAAACGAGCGTGAGCTGTGGAAACGAGTCGTCTTTTCGATTGGCCGCACGATCCTTGTTAACGCCCTGAACCTGAGGCATCAACCGGCTCATCCGTGGCTGAATTAA
- a CDS encoding sugar porter family MFS transporter has protein sequence MIAHLQHAPGTEPPPYRGSTGYVLLLTVVAALGGLLFGYDTAVIAGAIDYLTEHFQLSPELKGWATSNILLGCALGAAVAGPLADYLGRRWVLVLSAIFFAISAIGTAIPTTLTQFVLARMLGGLAVGAAAIVSPLYIAEISPAPIRGRLVALQQIAIISGMVVVAIVNWVIALQGDHAWNVTTGWRWMFGSETLPAVLFLACLTLVPESPRWLIKMGRTADALAVLTRLAGPERANWEAADIQRTVAEETGRLSELLRPGYRRILVIGVILAILQQITGINAIVYYTPSIFRSSGSTDIWALFWTIITQAVNLTFTLVAIAVVDRLGRKPLLLLTSTAMGVSLVLLGWAFHQQLPNTWVVVFIQLYMASFAVGMGPVVWVVLAEMFPTRTRGLAMGIATVALWLADFLITQTAPMMYAAWGPASAFWTYAVMCAVCLVFVLLFVPETKGKTLEEIERSFLKLGTTASR, from the coding sequence ATGATCGCCCATCTTCAGCATGCTCCCGGCACAGAGCCTCCACCCTATCGCGGAAGCACAGGCTACGTGCTCCTGCTTACCGTCGTTGCTGCCCTGGGGGGATTGCTGTTTGGATACGACACGGCCGTGATAGCGGGCGCTATCGATTACCTGACAGAGCACTTTCAGCTTTCGCCAGAGCTGAAAGGTTGGGCAACCTCGAACATTCTGCTTGGATGTGCCCTTGGCGCGGCGGTGGCCGGGCCGCTCGCGGACTATCTCGGCAGGCGATGGGTGCTCGTACTCTCTGCCATATTCTTCGCCATTTCGGCTATTGGCACAGCCATCCCCACCACGCTGACACAATTCGTTCTTGCGCGGATGCTGGGCGGCCTGGCGGTTGGAGCAGCTGCCATCGTTTCACCCCTTTACATCGCCGAGATTTCTCCTGCCCCTATCCGTGGAAGGCTGGTGGCCCTCCAGCAGATTGCCATCATCTCGGGGATGGTGGTGGTCGCCATTGTGAACTGGGTCATCGCGCTCCAGGGGGATCATGCCTGGAATGTGACGACCGGGTGGCGCTGGATGTTCGGCTCGGAAACGCTGCCCGCCGTCCTGTTCCTCGCCTGTCTGACCCTCGTTCCGGAAAGTCCTCGCTGGCTGATCAAGATGGGCAGAACGGCGGATGCGCTCGCCGTACTCACCCGGCTGGCCGGGCCGGAGCGAGCAAACTGGGAAGCGGCAGATATTCAGCGCACTGTGGCGGAAGAAACTGGCCGATTAAGTGAACTGCTTCGTCCCGGTTACCGGCGGATTCTCGTGATCGGCGTCATTCTTGCGATCCTTCAGCAAATCACCGGGATCAACGCCATCGTCTATTATACGCCCAGCATCTTTCGCAGTTCCGGCAGTACCGACATCTGGGCCCTGTTCTGGACGATCATCACGCAGGCCGTCAATCTAACCTTCACTCTGGTTGCCATTGCCGTAGTGGATCGATTGGGGCGAAAACCCCTCCTGCTTCTTACGTCCACGGCGATGGGAGTTTCGCTTGTGCTCCTGGGCTGGGCATTTCATCAGCAATTGCCCAATACCTGGGTTGTGGTGTTCATCCAGCTTTACATGGCGTCCTTTGCGGTGGGCATGGGACCGGTGGTGTGGGTTGTGCTGGCGGAAATGTTTCCCACCCGAACACGCGGTCTGGCCATGGGGATTGCCACGGTGGCCCTGTGGCTGGCGGACTTTCTGATCACGCAGACCGCTCCCATGATGTACGCGGCGTGGGGACCCGCCTCGGCGTTCTGGACGTATGCCGTGATGTGCGCGGTGTGCCTGGTGTTTGTCCTGCTGTTCGTGCCAGAAACAAAAGGCAAAACACTGGAAGAGATCGAGCGGAGCTTTTTAAAACTGGGAACGACGGCATCCAGGTAA
- a CDS encoding MlaE family ABC transporter permease has product MSTASLRSPNGLPGVPGGMLNNFAQWVADVGARTMDWIVGLGSISLFFARTLRWLVIRRPRRETIIWNFYQIGVLSLPVVALTGTFVGMVLAVQSYAQFKMLNLETRLGAVINMSLVRELGPVLAATMLAGRVGSAMAAELGTMRVTEQIDALAVMGADPIHYLVVPRFLACLVLIPALTLVADFMGVVGGYYYSVYLLHIDAYYYLQNSANYVGWFDLFSGTAKTLFFGGAIAVIGCHHGFHCDPGAEGVGRAATYAFVHSFVTILLLDLLLGIGFDALYNVLFPQGPRLI; this is encoded by the coding sequence GTGAGTACAGCTTCACTACGCTCGCCCAACGGACTCCCCGGTGTACCCGGGGGAATGCTCAACAACTTTGCCCAATGGGTGGCGGACGTCGGTGCCCGAACGATGGACTGGATCGTCGGGCTGGGGAGCATTTCGCTGTTCTTCGCGAGAACGCTCCGCTGGCTTGTCATCCGGCGCCCTCGACGGGAGACGATTATCTGGAATTTTTATCAGATCGGGGTGCTCAGCCTCCCGGTGGTGGCCCTCACTGGGACATTTGTGGGGATGGTCCTCGCCGTGCAGAGCTACGCCCAGTTCAAAATGCTCAACCTGGAAACCCGGCTGGGGGCGGTCATCAATATGTCACTCGTCCGCGAGCTTGGGCCGGTCCTGGCCGCCACCATGCTCGCCGGTCGGGTGGGCAGTGCGATGGCGGCCGAGTTGGGCACAATGCGGGTCACGGAACAGATCGACGCCCTGGCTGTCATGGGGGCGGACCCCATCCATTACCTTGTCGTTCCCCGGTTTCTTGCCTGCCTGGTGCTCATTCCCGCGCTCACGCTGGTGGCCGACTTCATGGGCGTGGTCGGGGGATACTATTACAGCGTTTACCTGCTGCACATCGACGCCTACTATTACCTTCAGAACTCCGCAAATTATGTGGGGTGGTTTGATCTGTTCTCGGGAACGGCCAAAACGCTGTTTTTCGGAGGCGCCATCGCCGTGATCGGTTGCCACCATGGTTTTCATTGTGATCCGGGCGCGGAAGGCGTCGGCCGCGCTGCCACCTACGCGTTTGTCCATTCGTTCGTGACGATCCTGCTTCTGGATCTGCTTTTGGGAATCGGTTTCGATGCGCTCTACAATGTGCTGTTTCCGCAGGGCCCGCGGTTGATTTAA
- a CDS encoding MlaD family protein, which yields MDERLMQFRIGVMVLASILIAAILLVTFGEWRWPFPAEYTIYIRFPEAPGVAERSPLRKSGIVIGHVTDVQLTPEGNVLVTARVERKYVLRRNEVCRLNRALLGDSTLEISLSPDPNASTEPLKEGDVMQGIVPPDPIVILTNLQERLVTAINSVNQTAADLGDTVRSVNRILTDNEQQLKDLLANANKTVTLAQQTVSNANDIVGDPELKQRLKDTLSRVPQVVDDLRHTLDEANQTIRVARENLDNLRGVTSPLAENGAAMVRRLDTSLQNLERVTAQLAEFGENLNREDSTLGRLVRDPTLYQKLDRTMTNVQQLTQDLRPVISDLRVFSDKIARHPELLGVRGALERQAGTKGLPNIPSFGEETVPVPQAEPPRRFSILPGTFR from the coding sequence ATGGATGAACGGCTCATGCAGTTCCGAATCGGGGTGATGGTGCTGGCGTCCATTCTCATTGCCGCCATTTTGCTGGTGACGTTTGGAGAATGGCGATGGCCTTTTCCTGCGGAATACACCATCTACATCCGCTTTCCCGAGGCCCCCGGTGTGGCCGAGCGCTCCCCCTTGCGGAAAAGCGGGATTGTCATCGGTCACGTGACCGATGTGCAATTGACCCCCGAGGGGAATGTGCTCGTCACCGCCCGCGTCGAACGCAAATACGTGCTTCGCCGCAACGAAGTGTGTCGATTGAATCGGGCATTGCTGGGGGATTCCACCCTGGAGATCTCGCTCTCCCCGGACCCCAACGCTTCGACCGAACCTCTCAAGGAAGGCGATGTCATGCAGGGAATCGTCCCTCCAGATCCCATCGTGATTCTCACCAACCTGCAGGAACGGCTGGTAACGGCGATCAATTCAGTGAACCAGACGGCGGCCGACTTGGGGGATACGGTGCGCTCCGTCAATCGCATTCTCACGGATAACGAACAGCAATTGAAGGACCTGCTCGCCAACGCTAACAAGACGGTGACGCTTGCCCAGCAGACGGTGAGTAACGCCAATGACATCGTGGGAGACCCGGAGCTGAAACAGCGGCTGAAGGATACGCTGAGCCGCGTTCCCCAGGTGGTGGACGATCTTCGTCACACCCTCGACGAAGCCAACCAGACGATTCGCGTGGCGAGGGAAAATTTGGACAACCTTCGTGGGGTGACGAGCCCGCTGGCGGAAAACGGGGCTGCCATGGTCCGTCGCCTGGATACCAGTTTGCAGAACTTGGAGCGCGTGACCGCCCAGCTCGCCGAGTTCGGTGAAAACCTGAACCGCGAGGATTCCACGCTCGGCCGTCTCGTGCGGGATCCCACGCTCTACCAGAAACTCGATCGCACCATGACCAACGTTCAGCAGTTGACGCAGGATCTCCGACCGGTAATCAGCGATCTTCGCGTGTTCAGCGACAAAATTGCCCGCCATCCCGAGTTGCTGGGCGTCAGGGGTGCCCTGGAACGCCAGGCGGGTACCAAGGGTCTGCCCAATATTCCCTCTTTCGGCGAGGAGACCGTTCCGGTGCCGCAGGCTGAGCCGCCGCGCCGATTCTCCATCCTTCCCGGAACCTTCCGTTGA
- a CDS encoding ABC transporter ATP-binding protein, whose product MTYATEPHVSPTATAAPTDGHVLVEVDHLTVTFGRQTVLRDISLQIRRGETVAILGESGCGKTVFLKTLVALQRPTRGKVFFDGQDLFRLNAAELAQLRTRMGFVFQNAALFDSMTIGENIAFPLRQHRQLSEDEIQAIVRARVAEVGLPMSVLRKKPGEISGGMRKRVGLARALALEPELMLYDEPTTGLDPIMSDVINELILRTRRQHPVTSVIVTHDMRTATKVCDRIVMLYPLARLKPGESQILYDGPAAEIEKADDRRVIQFVRGEAGERLMEMAREENNHPHSAEESAHG is encoded by the coding sequence ATGACCTATGCCACAGAACCCCACGTCAGCCCGACAGCCACCGCCGCTCCGACTGACGGCCATGTCCTGGTGGAAGTGGACCACCTGACGGTGACCTTCGGCCGTCAGACGGTGCTGCGGGACATTTCCCTCCAGATACGGCGGGGCGAGACCGTGGCGATCCTGGGGGAAAGTGGCTGCGGAAAGACGGTGTTCCTGAAAACACTCGTGGCCCTCCAGCGACCCACTCGTGGCAAGGTCTTCTTCGACGGTCAGGATTTATTTCGCCTCAACGCCGCGGAGCTGGCACAACTGCGCACCCGAATGGGATTCGTCTTCCAGAATGCAGCCCTTTTTGACAGCATGACGATCGGCGAAAACATCGCTTTTCCCCTGCGTCAGCACCGACAATTGAGTGAGGACGAAATTCAGGCCATTGTTCGGGCGAGGGTGGCGGAAGTTGGGCTGCCCATGAGTGTCCTTCGCAAAAAGCCGGGAGAGATCTCAGGTGGGATGCGGAAGCGGGTGGGTCTTGCCCGGGCCCTTGCTCTGGAGCCGGAACTGATGCTTTATGACGAACCTACGACGGGACTGGATCCCATCATGAGCGATGTGATCAACGAACTCATCCTCCGCACCCGGCGCCAACATCCTGTGACGAGTGTCATCGTCACGCATGACATGCGCACAGCCACCAAAGTGTGCGATCGCATCGTCATGCTCTACCCGCTCGCGCGACTTAAACCCGGGGAGAGCCAGATCCTCTATGATGGCCCAGCTGCAGAGATCGAAAAAGCCGACGATCGCCGGGTCATTCAATTTGTCCGTGGCGAGGCGGGGGAACGTCTGATGGAAATGGCTCGCGAAGAAAATAATCACCCGCACTCTGCGGAGGAGTCGGCCCATGGATGA